One genomic segment of Acidobacteriota bacterium includes these proteins:
- the rph gene encoding ribonuclease PH — translation MFYRSDKRAPDQMRPVNIVPDFISTAEGSALIEIGNTRVICTASIEESVPTFLRNRGKGWITSEYAMIPRATLTRTPREVVKGRASGRTHEIQRLIGRALRAVTDLDRLGERTIWIDCDVIQADGGTRTASITGAFIAMGLALQKLVEAGTLTSAPVRDFVAATSVGVVEGEVLLDLAYEEDSRADVDLNLVMTGGKKIVEIQATAEQHPFDDAQLKKMMDYARAGIESLVTKQQAVLSGLLLRQ, via the coding sequence ATGTTCTATCGCTCTGACAAACGCGCGCCCGACCAGATGCGTCCGGTGAACATCGTTCCCGACTTCATCTCCACTGCCGAAGGTTCGGCGCTGATCGAGATCGGCAACACGCGCGTGATCTGCACCGCGTCCATCGAAGAATCCGTCCCTACGTTCCTGCGCAACCGCGGCAAGGGCTGGATCACCAGCGAGTACGCGATGATCCCGCGCGCCACGCTCACGCGCACGCCGCGCGAGGTGGTGAAAGGACGCGCCAGCGGCCGGACGCACGAGATCCAACGCCTGATCGGTCGCGCGCTGCGCGCCGTGACCGACCTCGATCGTCTCGGCGAGCGCACCATATGGATCGATTGCGACGTGATCCAGGCGGATGGCGGCACGCGCACCGCGTCCATCACCGGCGCGTTCATCGCCATGGGACTGGCGCTGCAGAAACTGGTGGAGGCGGGCACGCTGACGTCTGCCCCGGTGCGCGACTTCGTCGCCGCCACCAGCGTGGGCGTGGTCGAGGGCGAGGTGCTGCTCGACCTCGCGTATGAAGAAGATTCCCGCGCCGACGTGGACCTGAACCTGGTGATGACCGGGGGCAAGAAGATCGTGGAGATCCAGGCGACCGCGGAGCAGCATCCCTTCGACGACGCGCAGCTGAAGAAGATGATGGACTACGCGCGCGCCGGCATCGAGTCGCTGGTCACCAAGCAGCAGGCGGTGCTCAGCGGGCTGTTGTTGCGGCAGTAA